Proteins from one Ipomoea triloba cultivar NCNSP0323 chromosome 1, ASM357664v1 genomic window:
- the LOC116015651 gene encoding pectin acetylesterase 7-like, translating into MSNDAYSTPDFSIESCPSRVVSDLGSSLNMTRLEFKGFFGTSANNTYFYKWNRVVIPYCDEWSFVGDVEQPNSVTKLYYRGARIFQVVADELMVKGMKVAKNIMWIRRVGTL; encoded by the exons ATGAGTAATGACGCATATTCTACTCCCGACTTCTCTATTGAGAGTTGCCCGAGTCGTGTGGTCAGTGACTTGGGTTCTAGTCTCAACATGACACGTCTCGAATTTAAAGGCTTTTTTGGTACAAGTGCAAACAACACTTATTTTTATAAGTGGAATCGAGTTGTTATCCCGTATTGTGATGAATGGTCATTCGTGGGAGATGTTGAACAACCTAATTCG GTCACTAAACTCTACTATAGAGGAGCAAGGATTTTCCAAGTGGTTGCAGATGAGTTAATGGTAAAGGGAATGAAAGTTgccaaaaatataat GTGGATTAGGCGTGTCGGTACACTGTGA
- the LOC116027116 gene encoding uncharacterized protein LOC116027116, which yields MDYNNKSVAMHAERNLALGDGIHVASNKELSTHERVHSPVFMEGPEKRASATINGVQYAVKHGEPEPQSSVPSEALERPKLKLLPRSKSLGNYEPPTEYKQGHQQQSDPALKSYM from the exons ATGGATTATAACAATAAGAGTGTGGCGATGCATGCTGAAAGAAATCTGGCTCTCGGTGATGGGATTCATGTTGCAAGTAATAAGGAGTTGTCTACACATGAGAGAGTTCATTCTCCTGTGTTTATGGAGGGCCCGGAAAAGAGAGCTTCAGCTACTATCAATGGGGTTCAATATGCTGTAAAACACGGTGAACCTGAACCACAGTCATCAGTGCCTTCAGAAGCATTGGAGAGGCCCAAGTTAAAGCTGCTTCCTAGATCTAAGTCATTAGGAAATTATGAACCACCCACTGAATATAAGCAG GGGCACCAACAGCAAAGTGATCCTGCACTGAAAAGTTACATGTAA